A single window of Salvia splendens isolate huo1 chromosome 8, SspV2, whole genome shotgun sequence DNA harbors:
- the LOC121745594 gene encoding calcium uniporter protein 2, mitochondrial-like, with translation MAFNRMIPQRLLSMSRMTNPALTNCRTSLPRTAVKSAALSHQTSPNNIAPDPGDDGIFRRYLHRQSAAAPSAARFLPSGEKLLEKIREMDIARDRIRLDGLRRPEAVEESPQESMTVTDARKILRLSQLEMVKAKLRRMEKDCVSYPEFLEICAEQCLSPELGHEFAKILDESGSVIVLGNVVFLKPEQVVKAIQGLVPLPPKPEDPRMKELEELEKQKVVIDRQAEAYVRRELWVGLGYLVVQTAAFMRLTFWELSWDVMEPICFYVTSMYFMGGYAFFLRTSKEPSFEGFFQSRFGAKQKRLFKALHFDVERYDELKRACHPLQTRETAAALSFASPTHSA, from the exons ATGGCGTTCAACAGAATGATCCCTCAGCGCCTCCTCAGCATGTCGAGGATGACGAACCCTGCCCTCACGAATTGCCGCACTTCCTTACCGCGCACCGCCGTCAAATCGGCCGCGCTGAGCCATCAGACGTCGCCCAATAATATCGCCCCTGATCCCGGAGATGACGGTATATTCCGCCGATATCTCCACCGCCAATCGGCAGCGGCTCCTTCCGCGGCCCGATTCCTTCCTTCCGGCGAGAAGCTGCTGGAGAAGATCCGCGAGATGGACATTGCCAGAGACAGGATCAGGCTCGACGGCCTGCGGCGgccggaggcggtggaggagtCGCCTCAGGAGAGTATGACGGTGACTGACGCGAGGAAAATTCTCAGGCTGTCGCAGCTCGAAATGGTGAAGGCGAAATTGAGGCGGATGGAGAAGGATTGCGTCTCGTATCCGGAATTTCTGGAGATTTGTGCCGAGCAGTGCCTGAGTCCGGAATTAGGGCACGAATTCGCGAAAATACTCGATGAATCGGGGAGTGTGATTGTCCTCGGAAACGTCGTGTTCCTCAAGCCTGAGCAG GTGGTGAAAGCAATCCAAGGACTAGTGCCTCTACCTCCAAAACCTGAGGATCCAAGAATGAAGGAGCTGGAAGAACTggagaagcagaaggtggtgaTTGACAGGCAAGCAGAGGCCTATGTTCGTCGCGAGCTCTGGGTTGGATTAGGGTACCTCGTTGTACAGACGGCTGCCTTCATGCGGCTAACGTTCTGGGAACTGTCGTGGGATGTGATGGAGCCAATTTGTTTCTATGTAACATCAATGTATTTCATGGGAGGCTATGCCTTCTTCCTGAGAACGTCCAAAGAGCCCTCGTTCGAGGGCTTCTTCCAGAGCAGGTTTGGCGCCAAGCAGAAGCGCCTCTTCAAGGCGCTGCATTTTGATGTGGAGAGGTATGATGAGCTGAAGAGAGCTTGCCATCCCCTGCAGACAAGGGAAACTGCTGCTGCTCTTTCCTTTGCTTCTCCAACTCATAGTGCTTGA
- the LOC121745732 gene encoding uncharacterized protein LOC121745732: MSRRRVHVKRNDGDKIRAICKGQGCDWYVYLRKHEIHNDHDYVVLNMQRDHAHTCSQVLDSKWLTAKWLGERYMEKIKANPHIPLAAIRQCVDEDFGLKIGRMKAYRAREHAVDGIFGSAASQYRHLFYYKAELERTHPESNIHIHYENMRESGAVGPRFMRFYCCLGPLKKRWKELCRPIIFFDACFLRGMYKGQLMTAIGIDPNNGWWPIAWAVTEAESYVQWKWFVEYLADDLNLHANGPRYVFMSDQQKGLAKLLAEEFPQSEHRFCVQHIYNNFKKRFVGEDFKDRL; this comes from the exons ATGTCAAGAAGGCGGGTGCACGTGAAAAGAAACGACGGCGACAAAATTCGTGCGATTTGTAAAGGGCAAGGATGTGATTGGTATGTGTACTTGAGGAAGCACGAAATACACAATGATCATGATTATGTAGTGTTGAATATGCAACGCGATCACGCGCATACATGCTCTCAAGTATTGGATTCGAAGTGGCTGACGGCCAAGTGGCTAGGGGAGCGTTATATGGAGAAGATCAAAGCTAACCCTCATATTCCGCTTGCAGCTATACGGCAATGCGTCGATGAAGATTTTGGCCTGAAGATAGGTAGGATGAAGGCATATCGGGCCAGAGAGCACGCAGTGGACGGCATTTTCGGCTCTGCGGCGTCCCAATACAGACACTTGTTCTACTATAAAGCCGAATTGGAGCGGACGCACCCTGAATCCAACATTCATATACATTATGAGAATATGAGGGAATCTGGTGCCGTTGGACCGAGATTCATGAGGTTTTACTGCTGTCTAGGGCCACTGAAAAAAAGATGGAAGGAGTTATGTCGTCCGATTATCTTCTTCGACGCTTGTTTCTTGCGAGGGATGTACAAAGGCCAGCTAATGACAGCAATAGGGATTGATCCCAACAATGGCTGGTGGCCGATTGCTTGGGCGGTGACTGAGGCCGAGAGTTATGTCCAGTGGAAGTGGTTCGTGGAGTACTTGGCCGATGACCTAAACTTGCATGCAAATGGGCCACGTTATGTGTTCATGTCTGACCAACAAAAG GGCCTTGCAAAGTTGCTTGCTGAGGAATTCCCACAAAGCGAGCATCGCTTTTGTGTTCAGCACATATACAACAATTTTAAAAAGAGATTTGTTGGTGAAGATTTCAAAGACCGGTTGTGA